A genome region from Festucalex cinctus isolate MCC-2025b chromosome 17, RoL_Fcin_1.0, whole genome shotgun sequence includes the following:
- the LOC144004490 gene encoding thyroid hormone receptor alpha-B isoform X2 codes for MLIAMHIISPCCDSRWLNGPKRKRKNSQCSVKSMTGYIPSYLEKDEPCVVCGDKATGYHYRCITCEGCKGFFRRTIQKNLHPAYSCKYEGCCIIDKITRNQCQLCRFKKCIAVGMAMDLVLDDSKRVAKRRLIEENRERRKKEEMVKTLQNRPEPSGSEWELIHMVTEAHRHTNAQGAQWKQKRKFLPDKIGQSPVAPTSDGDKVDLEAFSEFTKIITPAITRVVDFAKKLHMFSELPCEDQIILLKGCCMEIMSLRAAMRYDPESETLTLSGEMAVKREQLKNGGLGVVSDAIFDLGKSLAQFNLDDTEVALLQAVLLMSSDRSGLTSMDKIEKCQETYLLAFEHYINYRKHNIPHFWPKLLMKVTDLRMIGACHASRFLHMKVECPNELFPPLFLEVFEDQEV; via the exons atgcttATTGCCATGCATATCATATCGCCTTGCTGCGACTCCAG GTGGCTCAATGGCCCGAAGAGGAAAAGGAAGAACAGCCAATGTTCGGTTAAGAGTATGACGG GGTACATCCCCAGCTACCTGGAGAAGGATGAGCCATGCGTGGTGTGTGGCGACAAGGCCACGGGCTACCACTACCGTTGCATTACCTGTGAGGGCTGCAAG GGTTTCTTCCGCCGAACCATCCAGAAGAACTTGCACCCCGCCTACTCGTGCAAGTACGAAGGCTGCTGCATCATCGACAAGATCACGCGCAACCAGTGTCAGCTGTGTCGCTTCAAGAAGTGCATCGCTGTTGGCATGGCCATGGACT TGGTGCTGGACGACTCCAAGAGGGTGGCCAAGCGGCGTCTGATTGAGGAGAACCGCGAGCGCCGCAAGAAAGAGGAGATGGTCAAGACGCTTCAGAACCGGCCCGAGCCCAGCGGCTCGGAGTGGGAGCTGATCCACATGGTGACCGAGGCCCACCGGCACACCAACGCTCAGGGCGCCCAGTGGAAGCAGAAGCGCAAATTCCTG CCAGACAAAATCGGCCAGTCGCCGGTGGCGCCCACGTCCGACGGCGACAAGGTGGACCTGGAGGCCTTCAGCGAGTTCACCAAGATCATCACTCCCGCCATCACGCGAGTGGTCGACTTTGCCAAAAAACTGCACATGTTCTCCGAG CTGCCCTGCGAGGACCAGATCATCCTGCTGAAGGGCTGCTGCATGGAGATCATGTCGCTGCGGGCGGCCATGCGCTACGACCCCGAGAGCGAGACGCTGACGCTGAGCGGCGAGATGGCGGTGAAGCGCGAGCAGCTCAAGAACGGCGGGCTGGGTGTGGTGTCGGACGCCATCTTCGACCTGGGCAAGAGTCTGGCGCAGTTCAACCTGGACGACACGGAGGTGGCGCTGCTGCAGGCCGTCCTGCTCATGAGCTCAG ACCGCTCAGGCCTGACGTCCATGGACAAGATCGAGAAGTGCCAGGAGACGTACCTGCTGGCGTTCGAGCACTACATCAACTACCGCAAGCACAACATTCCTCACTTCTGGCCCAAGCTGCTGATGAAGGTGACGGACCTGCGCATGATCGGCGCCTGCCACGCCAGCCGCTTCCTGCACATGAAGGTGGAGTGCCCCAACGAGCTCTTCCCGCCGCTCTTCCTGGAGGTCTTTGAGGACCAGGAGGTGTGA
- the LOC144004490 gene encoding thyroid hormone receptor alpha-B isoform X1: MEHMPKEQEPNPLEGEEKRWLNGPKRKRKNSQCSVKSMTGYIPSYLEKDEPCVVCGDKATGYHYRCITCEGCKGFFRRTIQKNLHPAYSCKYEGCCIIDKITRNQCQLCRFKKCIAVGMAMDLVLDDSKRVAKRRLIEENRERRKKEEMVKTLQNRPEPSGSEWELIHMVTEAHRHTNAQGAQWKQKRKFLPDKIGQSPVAPTSDGDKVDLEAFSEFTKIITPAITRVVDFAKKLHMFSELPCEDQIILLKGCCMEIMSLRAAMRYDPESETLTLSGEMAVKREQLKNGGLGVVSDAIFDLGKSLAQFNLDDTEVALLQAVLLMSSDRSGLTSMDKIEKCQETYLLAFEHYINYRKHNIPHFWPKLLMKVTDLRMIGACHASRFLHMKVECPNELFPPLFLEVFEDQEV, translated from the exons ATGGAACACATGCCCAAGGAGCAAGAGCCTAACCCACTCGAGGGCGAAGAGAAACG GTGGCTCAATGGCCCGAAGAGGAAAAGGAAGAACAGCCAATGTTCGGTTAAGAGTATGACGG GGTACATCCCCAGCTACCTGGAGAAGGATGAGCCATGCGTGGTGTGTGGCGACAAGGCCACGGGCTACCACTACCGTTGCATTACCTGTGAGGGCTGCAAG GGTTTCTTCCGCCGAACCATCCAGAAGAACTTGCACCCCGCCTACTCGTGCAAGTACGAAGGCTGCTGCATCATCGACAAGATCACGCGCAACCAGTGTCAGCTGTGTCGCTTCAAGAAGTGCATCGCTGTTGGCATGGCCATGGACT TGGTGCTGGACGACTCCAAGAGGGTGGCCAAGCGGCGTCTGATTGAGGAGAACCGCGAGCGCCGCAAGAAAGAGGAGATGGTCAAGACGCTTCAGAACCGGCCCGAGCCCAGCGGCTCGGAGTGGGAGCTGATCCACATGGTGACCGAGGCCCACCGGCACACCAACGCTCAGGGCGCCCAGTGGAAGCAGAAGCGCAAATTCCTG CCAGACAAAATCGGCCAGTCGCCGGTGGCGCCCACGTCCGACGGCGACAAGGTGGACCTGGAGGCCTTCAGCGAGTTCACCAAGATCATCACTCCCGCCATCACGCGAGTGGTCGACTTTGCCAAAAAACTGCACATGTTCTCCGAG CTGCCCTGCGAGGACCAGATCATCCTGCTGAAGGGCTGCTGCATGGAGATCATGTCGCTGCGGGCGGCCATGCGCTACGACCCCGAGAGCGAGACGCTGACGCTGAGCGGCGAGATGGCGGTGAAGCGCGAGCAGCTCAAGAACGGCGGGCTGGGTGTGGTGTCGGACGCCATCTTCGACCTGGGCAAGAGTCTGGCGCAGTTCAACCTGGACGACACGGAGGTGGCGCTGCTGCAGGCCGTCCTGCTCATGAGCTCAG ACCGCTCAGGCCTGACGTCCATGGACAAGATCGAGAAGTGCCAGGAGACGTACCTGCTGGCGTTCGAGCACTACATCAACTACCGCAAGCACAACATTCCTCACTTCTGGCCCAAGCTGCTGATGAAGGTGACGGACCTGCGCATGATCGGCGCCTGCCACGCCAGCCGCTTCCTGCACATGAAGGTGGAGTGCCCCAACGAGCTCTTCCCGCCGCTCTTCCTGGAGGTCTTTGAGGACCAGGAGGTGTGA
- the LOC144004490 gene encoding thyroid hormone receptor alpha-B isoform X3, with protein sequence MTGYIPSYLEKDEPCVVCGDKATGYHYRCITCEGCKGFFRRTIQKNLHPAYSCKYEGCCIIDKITRNQCQLCRFKKCIAVGMAMDLVLDDSKRVAKRRLIEENRERRKKEEMVKTLQNRPEPSGSEWELIHMVTEAHRHTNAQGAQWKQKRKFLPDKIGQSPVAPTSDGDKVDLEAFSEFTKIITPAITRVVDFAKKLHMFSELPCEDQIILLKGCCMEIMSLRAAMRYDPESETLTLSGEMAVKREQLKNGGLGVVSDAIFDLGKSLAQFNLDDTEVALLQAVLLMSSDRSGLTSMDKIEKCQETYLLAFEHYINYRKHNIPHFWPKLLMKVTDLRMIGACHASRFLHMKVECPNELFPPLFLEVFEDQEV encoded by the exons ATGACGG GGTACATCCCCAGCTACCTGGAGAAGGATGAGCCATGCGTGGTGTGTGGCGACAAGGCCACGGGCTACCACTACCGTTGCATTACCTGTGAGGGCTGCAAG GGTTTCTTCCGCCGAACCATCCAGAAGAACTTGCACCCCGCCTACTCGTGCAAGTACGAAGGCTGCTGCATCATCGACAAGATCACGCGCAACCAGTGTCAGCTGTGTCGCTTCAAGAAGTGCATCGCTGTTGGCATGGCCATGGACT TGGTGCTGGACGACTCCAAGAGGGTGGCCAAGCGGCGTCTGATTGAGGAGAACCGCGAGCGCCGCAAGAAAGAGGAGATGGTCAAGACGCTTCAGAACCGGCCCGAGCCCAGCGGCTCGGAGTGGGAGCTGATCCACATGGTGACCGAGGCCCACCGGCACACCAACGCTCAGGGCGCCCAGTGGAAGCAGAAGCGCAAATTCCTG CCAGACAAAATCGGCCAGTCGCCGGTGGCGCCCACGTCCGACGGCGACAAGGTGGACCTGGAGGCCTTCAGCGAGTTCACCAAGATCATCACTCCCGCCATCACGCGAGTGGTCGACTTTGCCAAAAAACTGCACATGTTCTCCGAG CTGCCCTGCGAGGACCAGATCATCCTGCTGAAGGGCTGCTGCATGGAGATCATGTCGCTGCGGGCGGCCATGCGCTACGACCCCGAGAGCGAGACGCTGACGCTGAGCGGCGAGATGGCGGTGAAGCGCGAGCAGCTCAAGAACGGCGGGCTGGGTGTGGTGTCGGACGCCATCTTCGACCTGGGCAAGAGTCTGGCGCAGTTCAACCTGGACGACACGGAGGTGGCGCTGCTGCAGGCCGTCCTGCTCATGAGCTCAG ACCGCTCAGGCCTGACGTCCATGGACAAGATCGAGAAGTGCCAGGAGACGTACCTGCTGGCGTTCGAGCACTACATCAACTACCGCAAGCACAACATTCCTCACTTCTGGCCCAAGCTGCTGATGAAGGTGACGGACCTGCGCATGATCGGCGCCTGCCACGCCAGCCGCTTCCTGCACATGAAGGTGGAGTGCCCCAACGAGCTCTTCCCGCCGCTCTTCCTGGAGGTCTTTGAGGACCAGGAGGTGTGA